Proteins co-encoded in one uncultured Draconibacterium sp. genomic window:
- a CDS encoding GNAT family N-acetyltransferase has protein sequence MKHKKSETISRFVNEMYILLIGIGLGNMIFRNTKRFNFSEIDGFVDVLLGLFVIYVAIRYWLDWIEYIQEEVKTTKREFILDFLILINILLLFSFFYKINTLILLMLSVSTFDLIWTLNYIFENRNENNLKFVNMRNWIIEKLINIIIWGCTSVFILGLNIESYLLNAAIVISAYSLTRIIGFSTLRTNTNQLKIEQAVEENLETIASIHNRNILKRNAIIETDGGFLLSPINVDNLKDRIKNNSSSFYVCKLRNRKPDRVIGFMEIVDQNSTYLDKLLQHTDWLDDEHLKLIKRNKHVHILTIASDIDYRGMGVGSSLYEFIEEEFPFGIYSAFIAIEPHRNKASITFHEKNGFMTAGSYTSKEFEGLKDYKSLFYIKKSIDFTDT, from the coding sequence ATGAAACATAAAAAAAGCGAAACTATATCTCGATTTGTTAACGAAATGTATATTCTACTAATTGGAATTGGATTAGGAAATATGATTTTTCGAAATACTAAAAGGTTCAATTTTTCAGAAATTGATGGCTTCGTTGATGTTCTCCTGGGCTTATTTGTTATTTATGTGGCCATTAGATATTGGTTGGATTGGATTGAATATATTCAAGAAGAAGTAAAAACTACAAAACGAGAATTTATCCTTGACTTCCTTATTCTTATTAATATCTTATTACTTTTTTCTTTTTTCTATAAAATAAATACTCTAATCCTATTAATGCTTTCTGTTTCAACTTTTGATTTAATTTGGACCCTAAACTACATATTTGAAAATAGAAACGAAAATAATCTAAAGTTCGTGAATATGCGGAACTGGATTATTGAGAAGTTGATAAACATCATTATTTGGGGGTGCACTTCTGTTTTCATTCTAGGCTTGAATATCGAAAGTTATTTATTAAATGCAGCAATTGTTATATCGGCTTATTCTCTTACCAGAATTATTGGTTTTAGCACACTAAGAACAAATACAAATCAACTAAAAATAGAACAAGCTGTAGAGGAGAATCTTGAAACAATTGCATCAATACACAACAGAAACATTTTAAAAAGAAACGCAATAATAGAAACAGACGGAGGTTTTCTATTAAGTCCAATCAATGTTGACAATCTTAAAGACAGGATTAAAAATAATAGTAGCTCATTTTATGTGTGTAAATTAAGAAATCGGAAGCCCGACAGAGTTATTGGATTTATGGAAATTGTTGATCAAAATAGTACTTATTTAGACAAGCTATTACAACATACCGATTGGCTTGATGATGAACATTTAAAGTTAATAAAAAGAAATAAACACGTTCATATATTGACTATTGCATCCGATATTGATTATAGAGGAATGGGAGTTGGTAGCTCATTATACGAATTTATAGAAGAAGAATTCCCATTTGGAATATATTCGGCTTTTATTGCAATTGAACCACACAGAAATAAAGCCTCTATAACTTTCCATGAAAAAAATGGTTTTATGACCGCAGGTTCTTACACGTCAAAAGAATTTGAAGGATTAAAAGACTACAAGAGTTTGTTCTATATAAAAAAGTCGATCGATTTCACTGACACCTAA
- a CDS encoding ribonucleotide-diphosphate reductase subunit beta, producing the protein MKAKLIGRTSVRDNIKLSENPSYPVFRELYEKQKKAIWFPEELNIQQDALDYHHLSTEEKDLFDTAVGYFSSSELLVQNVLVNAFFPLLTDPHAKMSFSTQLFMENIHSDFFESVLQSFGMDHAAMYDVAFSDPYLRKKQSLIVEEIDKISYGQINPETLEGQKQILRAILLNNIVLEGIFFYSSFAHFFAMKEMGKMKNVASGVELILIDESLHLQNGIEAILIMLDESPEIVEDEEFVAEMRNIILKGLQLELDYIRSKFGQRSLLGMSYPELEKYLKYITDRRLVELGFDPEFNITENPLRFLQKEDMKKLINFFEVSSTEYTNY; encoded by the coding sequence ATGAAAGCAAAATTAATCGGACGCACATCCGTTCGTGACAACATTAAATTAAGCGAGAATCCCTCGTATCCTGTTTTTCGTGAATTATACGAAAAGCAAAAGAAAGCTATTTGGTTTCCTGAAGAACTCAATATTCAGCAAGATGCACTGGATTATCATCATCTTTCAACTGAAGAAAAAGATTTGTTCGATACAGCCGTTGGCTATTTTTCATCGTCAGAATTACTGGTGCAAAACGTATTGGTCAATGCTTTCTTCCCGTTGCTTACCGATCCGCATGCGAAGATGAGTTTCAGCACACAGCTTTTTATGGAGAACATTCACAGCGATTTTTTCGAGAGTGTGCTGCAATCGTTTGGAATGGATCATGCTGCCATGTACGACGTAGCGTTCAGCGATCCGTACCTGCGAAAAAAGCAATCGTTAATTGTGGAAGAAATTGATAAAATCAGTTACGGACAAATCAATCCCGAAACGCTGGAAGGACAGAAGCAAATTTTGCGTGCCATTCTTCTGAACAACATTGTGCTGGAAGGTATTTTCTTTTATTCGAGTTTCGCCCACTTTTTTGCGATGAAAGAAATGGGTAAAATGAAAAATGTAGCCTCGGGCGTTGAGTTAATTCTAATTGATGAATCGCTTCACCTGCAAAACGGAATTGAAGCCATTTTGATTATGCTTGATGAAAGTCCGGAAATTGTGGAAGACGAAGAATTTGTAGCCGAAATGCGCAACATCATTCTGAAAGGATTGCAGTTGGAACTGGATTACATTCGCTCCAAATTTGGTCAGCGCAGTTTGTTAGGAATGTCGTATCCTGAATTGGAAAAATACCTGAAATACATTACCGACCGCCGTTTGGTGGAACTCGGTTTCGATCCTGAATTCAACATTACGGAAAATCCTCTTCGTTTTCTTCAGAAAGAAGATATGAAAAAACTGATCAACTTTTTTGAAGTGTCATCCACCGAATACACCAATTATTAA
- a CDS encoding ribonucleoside-diphosphate reductase subunit alpha, giving the protein MHRTVIKRDGSEERFRTQEIINAIFEIIKGMEVEDDYELVFKIIKELDLKVPERVTTEELDVLVLKAIEHLIPKHPIYDTLATLQLLKLINKRIDRKFKSFSDYLKFNIESGYLKQELAEFNLQKIENAIDYKNDRLLDYFGLTTLRDRYLSKDTEQEVIEKPQWFFMRVAMGIGNDEPQVIAIYEKMSRLEYLHSTPTLFNSGTSVSQYSSCYVNVVDDSLAAITDKLTETAFLAKYAGGVGTDVSRVRATGSHIKSLNAKSSGVIPFIKVFDTMVNSIQQGGRRRSSQVISLQPWHYDIEAFMELRETTGNAYFRTPSLNTKLWMPDEMMRRIEKDEPIYLFDPGECPELIDAIGNDFAAKYKARILQAETGELKLFKKLQGRDFFKKYLFKLAKTGHPWLTFKDAHNRHNPCPNYSVINSSNLCTEIAIPNKPDSTAVCTLASINLSKHINNDYTDFNWKQLEETIRIIVKALDNVLDKNFYPTEASRKNTMDLRPLGIGIMGFAEALVQLRVAYDSSKAVEIAQKLGQFFKEKAYNASEKLAAEKGAFAHYDEMKKAGVPYNYSARRNAVLLAIAPTATISIISGTTSSIDSYFSNLYSRDTLSGKYIVINKRLIQDLESKGLWNEEIADAIKRNNGSVQHIEALQGKIDIDLYKTTYEVHPKRQINIAAAFQESVDQAVSKSIYIDEQLRAEMEDIYLYAWKKELKSTYYCFIDKVIKGEKYTSEVNKRGARKGFGRSKPQAVHSNGSAKIESEMQLNEVELKAREKFGDEVVDEVMNSNGDSCPTDPMLAKLCPSCE; this is encoded by the coding sequence ATGCACAGAACCGTTATAAAGAGAGATGGAAGCGAAGAACGTTTTCGTACGCAGGAGATTATCAATGCCATTTTTGAGATCATCAAAGGCATGGAAGTGGAAGACGATTATGAATTGGTTTTTAAAATTATAAAAGAACTCGACCTAAAAGTTCCGGAGCGTGTCACAACAGAAGAACTCGACGTGTTAGTATTGAAAGCTATCGAACATCTGATTCCGAAGCACCCCATTTACGATACTCTGGCAACTTTGCAATTGTTGAAATTAATCAATAAACGCATCGACCGGAAATTTAAATCGTTTTCAGATTACCTGAAATTCAACATCGAAAGTGGCTATTTAAAACAGGAACTGGCTGAATTTAATTTACAGAAGATTGAAAATGCCATCGATTATAAAAATGATCGCCTGCTTGATTATTTTGGGTTAACAACTTTGCGTGACCGATACCTATCGAAAGACACCGAACAGGAAGTGATTGAAAAGCCACAGTGGTTTTTTATGCGAGTGGCAATGGGAATTGGAAATGATGAGCCGCAGGTAATTGCGATCTACGAAAAGATGTCGCGTCTCGAATACTTACACTCCACCCCTACTTTATTTAATTCCGGAACCAGTGTCTCGCAATATTCATCTTGCTATGTCAATGTGGTAGACGACTCGCTGGCTGCAATCACCGATAAATTGACAGAAACAGCTTTTCTCGCAAAATATGCTGGTGGCGTAGGAACGGATGTTAGCCGGGTACGTGCAACCGGATCGCATATTAAGTCACTCAATGCGAAATCGTCAGGCGTTATCCCGTTCATCAAAGTATTTGATACCATGGTTAACTCCATTCAGCAAGGAGGACGCCGGCGCAGCTCGCAGGTTATTTCGCTCCAGCCCTGGCATTACGATATCGAAGCTTTTATGGAACTACGCGAAACTACCGGAAACGCCTATTTCCGCACCCCATCGTTGAATACCAAACTATGGATGCCCGATGAAATGATGCGCCGCATTGAGAAAGACGAACCCATTTATTTGTTTGATCCGGGTGAGTGCCCTGAATTGATAGATGCCATTGGTAACGATTTTGCGGCGAAATACAAAGCACGGATTCTTCAGGCAGAAACCGGCGAACTAAAACTTTTCAAAAAGTTGCAAGGACGCGACTTCTTTAAGAAATACCTGTTTAAACTGGCAAAAACAGGTCACCCGTGGCTAACGTTTAAAGATGCCCACAACCGGCACAATCCGTGTCCAAATTATAGTGTGATTAACAGTTCTAACTTGTGTACGGAAATAGCCATTCCAAACAAGCCCGATTCAACGGCGGTGTGTACCCTGGCCTCCATAAACCTTTCGAAACACATAAATAATGATTACACTGATTTTAATTGGAAGCAGCTGGAAGAAACCATTCGGATTATTGTAAAAGCGCTGGACAATGTACTGGATAAGAACTTTTATCCCACCGAAGCCAGCCGAAAAAATACGATGGACTTACGCCCGCTGGGAATTGGAATCATGGGATTTGCAGAAGCATTGGTGCAGCTAAGAGTGGCATATGACTCAAGCAAAGCAGTAGAAATTGCTCAAAAACTGGGACAGTTTTTCAAAGAGAAAGCCTATAATGCATCCGAGAAACTAGCTGCTGAAAAAGGCGCTTTCGCCCATTACGATGAGATGAAAAAAGCAGGTGTCCCCTATAATTATTCGGCGCGCCGAAATGCTGTTTTACTGGCCATTGCGCCCACGGCAACCATTTCCATTATTTCGGGAACAACATCGTCGATCGATAGTTATTTCAGCAACTTGTATTCGCGCGATACGCTATCAGGAAAATATATTGTCATCAATAAACGCCTCATTCAGGATTTGGAAAGTAAAGGACTTTGGAATGAAGAAATTGCTGACGCCATTAAACGAAACAATGGTTCGGTGCAGCACATCGAAGCCTTGCAGGGAAAAATTGACATCGACCTTTATAAAACAACTTACGAAGTGCATCCGAAACGACAAATAAATATTGCTGCTGCTTTCCAGGAATCCGTAGATCAGGCAGTTTCAAAATCAATTTACATTGATGAGCAGTTGCGTGCCGAAATGGAGGACATCTATTTGTATGCATGGAAAAAAGAATTGAAATCAACCTATTATTGCTTTATCGATAAAGTTATAAAAGGGGAAAAATATACTTCTGAAGTAAATAAACGCGGAGCACGCAAAGGATTTGGGCGCTCGAAGCCACAAGCTGTTCATTCAAATGGCTCGGCAAAGATCGAATCAGAAATGCAGCTGAATGAAGTAGAATTGAAAGCGCGAGAAAAATTCGGAGACGAAGTGGTTGACGAAGTGATGAACAGCAATGGCGATAGCTGTCCTACTGATCCGATGCTGGCCAAGTTGTGCCCAAGTTGTGAGTAA
- the nrdD gene encoding anaerobic ribonucleoside-triphosphate reductase — translation MSSAEITIVKRDGKEVSFSIDKIKNAIRKAFLSVGSFASDEDLTNILHRVTVRQGMNVEDIQNQVERSLMAENYFAVAKAYMLYRKKHSEDRETRDRIKFLIDYCAAGNAASGSKFDANANVDKKNIATLIGELPKGNFIRLNRRLLTDRITEVYGKELSDKYLNFLNQHFIYKNDETSLAPYCASITMYPWLLEGTSKIGGNSTAPTNLKSFCGGFINMVFIVSSMLSGACATPEFLMYMNYFVGKEYGNDYYTRSEETADLSKRKRSIDKVITDCFEQIVYSLNQPTGARNFQAVFWNIAYYDKYYFESLFGEFVFPDGSKPHWESLNWLQKRFMNWFNQERTKTMLTFPVETMALLAEKGDVKDKEYGEFTSHMYAEGHSFFTYLSDNADSLSSCCRLRNEIQDNGFSYTLGAGGVSTGSKSVLTINLNRCIQQAKKERIPYINFLEEVVDLVHKVQLGYNENLKELQEKGMLPLFDAGYINMGRQYLTIGVNGLVEAAEFLGIEINDNPEYAAFTSEILGLIETYNKKYRTKETLFNCEMIPAENVGVKHAKWDREDGYFVPRDCYNSYFYVVEDESLNVIDRFKVHGKKYIEHLTGGSALHMNLEEHLSPTQYRQLLRVAATEGCNYFTFNIPNTICNECGHIDKRYLKECPKCKSKNIDYLTRIIGYMKRVSSFSDARQKEAAKRYYAQKNKEEKVEEYA, via the coding sequence ATGAGTAGTGCTGAAATAACCATTGTAAAAAGGGATGGAAAAGAAGTATCTTTTTCGATCGATAAAATCAAGAATGCCATTCGGAAGGCATTTCTTTCGGTAGGAAGTTTTGCCAGCGACGAAGACCTGACAAATATTTTACACCGCGTAACAGTTCGGCAGGGAATGAATGTGGAAGATATTCAGAACCAGGTGGAACGATCGCTGATGGCAGAGAACTACTTTGCAGTGGCAAAAGCATACATGCTTTATCGGAAAAAACATTCGGAAGACCGCGAAACACGCGACCGGATTAAATTTTTAATTGATTATTGTGCTGCAGGAAATGCAGCTTCGGGAAGTAAATTCGATGCCAATGCAAATGTTGACAAAAAGAACATTGCAACGCTGATTGGCGAACTCCCCAAAGGGAATTTCATACGATTGAACCGGCGTTTGCTCACCGACCGGATTACTGAAGTATACGGCAAAGAGTTGTCTGACAAATATCTCAACTTCCTGAATCAACACTTTATTTATAAAAATGATGAAACCAGCCTCGCACCGTATTGTGCCAGTATCACCATGTACCCGTGGTTGTTGGAAGGAACATCTAAAATTGGCGGGAATTCAACGGCACCAACCAATTTGAAATCGTTTTGCGGAGGTTTTATCAACATGGTATTTATTGTGTCGAGCATGTTGAGCGGCGCCTGTGCCACTCCCGAGTTTCTGATGTACATGAACTATTTTGTTGGCAAAGAGTATGGGAACGATTATTACACGCGAAGCGAAGAAACAGCTGATTTATCGAAACGAAAACGCTCTATTGACAAAGTAATTACCGACTGCTTTGAACAGATTGTATATTCGCTGAACCAGCCAACTGGTGCGCGTAATTTTCAGGCCGTTTTCTGGAATATTGCATACTACGACAAATATTACTTCGAAAGCCTGTTCGGCGAATTTGTTTTCCCCGATGGAAGCAAGCCTCACTGGGAATCGTTGAACTGGTTACAAAAGCGTTTTATGAATTGGTTCAACCAGGAGCGAACAAAAACCATGCTTACTTTTCCGGTTGAAACCATGGCATTGCTCGCTGAAAAAGGCGATGTGAAAGACAAAGAATACGGCGAATTTACCTCTCACATGTACGCTGAAGGACACTCCTTTTTTACTTATTTGAGTGACAATGCCGACAGCTTGAGTTCGTGCTGCCGTTTGCGAAACGAAATTCAGGATAACGGCTTTAGCTACACGTTAGGTGCTGGGGGCGTTTCAACAGGCTCGAAAAGTGTACTAACCATCAACCTCAACCGCTGTATTCAGCAGGCTAAAAAAGAGCGCATTCCTTACATCAATTTCCTTGAGGAAGTGGTTGATCTCGTTCACAAAGTTCAGTTAGGTTACAACGAAAACCTAAAAGAACTGCAGGAAAAAGGAATGCTTCCGCTGTTCGATGCCGGCTATATCAACATGGGGCGCCAGTACCTTACCATTGGCGTAAACGGCCTGGTTGAAGCTGCTGAGTTTTTAGGAATCGAAATAAACGACAATCCAGAATATGCCGCGTTTACAAGCGAGATACTTGGTTTAATTGAAACCTACAACAAAAAATACCGCACCAAAGAGACCTTGTTTAATTGTGAGATGATTCCGGCTGAAAACGTGGGTGTTAAACATGCCAAATGGGACAGAGAGGATGGTTATTTTGTGCCGCGCGATTGTTACAACAGTTATTTTTATGTGGTAGAAGATGAGTCGCTGAATGTGATTGACCGATTCAAGGTTCATGGAAAAAAATACATCGAACACCTTACCGGGGGCTCTGCCTTACATATGAATTTAGAAGAACACTTGAGTCCCACACAATATCGCCAGTTGTTGCGTGTAGCTGCAACCGAAGGGTGTAATTATTTCACCTTTAATATACCCAATACCATTTGCAATGAATGTGGACATATTGATAAGCGTTACCTAAAAGAATGTCCGAAATGCAAAAGCAAAAACATCGACTACTTAACACGTATCATCGGGTATATGAAACGAGTAAGCAGTTTCTCGGATGCACGCCAAAAAGAAGCCGCAAAACGTTACTACGCTCAAAAGAATAAAGAAGAAAAAGTGGAAGAATATGCTTAA
- a CDS encoding 4Fe-4S cluster-binding domain-containing protein: MLKYYNYDIVFQEIPNEVTLAVNITNCPNRCKGCHSPHLQKDIGEELNEERIISLMEKYAAAITCFCFMGGDGDPHRVAELANFIRFHYPETKTAWYSGCARLPETFDSTNFQYIKLGGYVEGLGNLKTETTNQHLFEIQEDGYMKDVSYLFK; the protein is encoded by the coding sequence ATGCTTAAATATTATAACTACGATATTGTTTTTCAGGAAATTCCCAACGAGGTTACACTGGCAGTAAATATCACCAATTGCCCCAATCGTTGTAAAGGATGCCATAGTCCGCATCTACAAAAAGATATTGGCGAAGAACTGAACGAAGAACGCATCATATCCTTAATGGAAAAATATGCTGCAGCAATTACCTGTTTTTGTTTTATGGGTGGCGACGGAGATCCTCACAGAGTGGCAGAGTTGGCGAACTTTATACGTTTTCATTATCCTGAAACAAAAACTGCATGGTACTCCGGTTGTGCCCGCCTGCCCGAAACATTTGACAGCACCAACTTTCAATACATAAAACTAGGTGGGTATGTTGAAGGTTTAGGAAATCTGAAAACGGAAACTACCAATCAGCATCTGTTTGAAATACAAGAAGATGGTTATATGAAAGATGTAAGCTATTTGTTCAAATAA